A region from the Armatimonadota bacterium genome encodes:
- a CDS encoding type II toxin-antitoxin system HicB family antitoxin yields MRLLIETELEYDGRWIADFPALPGTLAYRTSKAEAVARVQALASRVLADRVEHGEPVPDDLQLFALAA; encoded by the coding sequence ATGCGATTGCTGATTGAGACGGAACTGGAATACGATGGGCGGTGGATAGCCGACTTCCCCGCACTTCCAGGTACGCTTGCGTACAGGACCAGCAAGGCGGAAGCGGTCGCGCGCGTCCAGGCACTGGCGTCGCGAGTGCTGGCAGATCGAGTGGAGCACGGTGAACCGGTGCCCGACGACCTCCAGCTATTCGCGCTTGCGGCATGA
- a CDS encoding PQQ-binding-like beta-propeller repeat protein, with translation MLSRSRCITALSLVLLAAMAPRPSSAQQVSVIAAGKNAMAPATADGIVYFLSDDSRLYAVNAADGSPVSGFPADIAAAVNDGSKPIGRPSIYDAGDGKGIYVATDNGGVVRFGADGAVKWVYKGASDKLYVPNVYSPALTADGDVFAVSTYSGAGHVIKLRAADGGFVIASPGMPNASALAVVDGYVYSGNNGATVLNTSDLSIRAGLGSSSTNFGPAYIVGNSLFMASNTGGGYLYKANRTTLAFDATFAGAGAASVSADGVNCIFADTTAKPAPKLYAATGGLLWPTVYEVDGATGATKTLIQTPLLGIPYGIVINRSNNTLAFSCIQANISTGEVKYVLYQVSIADPVNGVRISPNLQGELTLPAFDPITKRFFVGSTGAVNGILYGFDSM, from the coding sequence ATGCTTAGTCGCTCACGTTGTATCACTGCTTTGAGCCTCGTCCTCCTCGCGGCGATGGCTCCCCGTCCCTCCTCCGCCCAGCAGGTAAGCGTCATCGCCGCCGGCAAAAACGCGATGGCGCCGGCGACCGCCGACGGAATTGTCTACTTCCTCTCCGATGACTCCAGGCTCTACGCGGTGAATGCCGCCGATGGCAGCCCGGTCTCCGGCTTCCCCGCCGATATTGCCGCCGCGGTGAACGACGGCAGCAAACCAATCGGCCGCCCCTCCATCTACGATGCCGGTGACGGCAAGGGCATCTATGTTGCCACGGACAACGGCGGCGTGGTGCGGTTCGGTGCGGATGGCGCCGTAAAATGGGTCTACAAAGGCGCCAGTGATAAGCTGTACGTACCGAATGTCTACTCGCCCGCCTTAACGGCGGACGGTGACGTATTCGCCGTCTCGACGTATTCCGGAGCGGGCCACGTAATCAAGCTGCGCGCGGCCGACGGCGGATTCGTGATCGCTTCGCCGGGCATGCCCAACGCATCGGCGCTGGCTGTGGTCGACGGATACGTGTACTCGGGAAACAACGGCGCGACGGTGTTGAACACATCCGACCTGAGCATACGGGCCGGACTGGGAAGCAGCAGCACCAACTTCGGTCCGGCCTACATCGTCGGGAATTCACTCTTTATGGCGTCGAACACCGGCGGTGGGTACCTGTACAAGGCAAACCGCACGACCCTGGCGTTCGATGCAACCTTCGCCGGTGCAGGCGCGGCCAGCGTCTCCGCGGACGGGGTAAATTGCATTTTTGCGGACACGACCGCGAAACCCGCGCCAAAGCTCTATGCTGCCACAGGCGGCTTGCTGTGGCCAACCGTATACGAGGTCGATGGCGCCACGGGAGCGACGAAAACCCTCATCCAGACGCCCCTGCTCGGCATCCCCTATGGAATCGTCATCAACCGCTCCAACAACACCCTCGCGTTCAGCTGTATACAGGCGAATATATCGACTGGCGAGGTTAAATACGTCCTCTACCAGGTTTCCATTGCCGATCCGGTCAACGGCGTGAGAATCAGCCCGAACCTTCAGGGCGAACTGACCTTGCCCGCATTTGACCCCATCACCAAGCGGTTCTTCGTGGGGAGCACCGGTGCGGTGAATGGAATCCTGTACGGTTTCGACAGCATGTAA
- a CDS encoding carbohydrate ABC transporter permease — protein MRKTVFQQLISYLLLIALSIVFIVPFVWLVTTSVKPDDQILHYPPIWIPHPFNWRNYADGLTAIPFALYLRNTLLICAAVVAGTVLSCSMVAYGLSRIPWKGRDVLFYALVGTMLLPPQVTMVPVFSIFKNLGWLDTYLPLTFPAFLGGAFSVFLLRQFFRSIPNELTEAARMDGTTEFDNYWRIILPLAKPALWTVGLFAFIGAWNDYLGPLIYLFDDRKYTLSLGLAMFRTQYGAEWGQMMAVSTVVTVPLVILFFFTQRTFVQGITMTGIKG, from the coding sequence TTGCGCAAAACCGTTTTCCAACAGTTGATTTCCTATCTGCTGCTCATCGCGCTGAGCATCGTGTTCATCGTACCCTTCGTCTGGCTCGTGACCACGTCCGTGAAGCCCGATGACCAGATTCTGCACTATCCGCCCATCTGGATACCGCACCCGTTCAACTGGCGGAATTATGCGGATGGGCTGACGGCGATACCGTTCGCGCTCTACCTGCGCAACACGCTGCTGATCTGCGCGGCGGTGGTCGCCGGTACGGTGCTTTCGTGCTCGATGGTGGCGTACGGACTCAGCCGCATTCCGTGGAAGGGGCGCGACGTGCTTTTCTACGCGCTCGTCGGGACTATGCTCCTGCCGCCCCAGGTCACCATGGTCCCCGTCTTCAGTATCTTCAAGAACCTCGGTTGGCTGGACACTTACCTGCCGCTGACGTTTCCGGCCTTCCTCGGCGGGGCGTTCAGCGTGTTCCTGCTGCGGCAGTTCTTCCGGTCCATCCCGAACGAACTCACCGAGGCGGCGCGCATGGACGGCACGACGGAGTTCGACAACTACTGGCGCATCATTCTGCCGTTGGCCAAGCCCGCCCTGTGGACGGTGGGCCTCTTCGCGTTCATCGGCGCGTGGAACGACTACCTCGGCCCGCTCATCTACCTGTTCGACGATCGAAAATACACACTCAGCCTGGGCCTGGCGATGTTCCGCACCCAATACGGGGCGGAGTGGGGCCAGATGATGGCGGTGAGCACGGTGGTGACCGTCCCGCTGGTGATCCTGTTCTTCTTCACCCAGCGTACCTTCGTACAGGGCATCACGATGACGGGAATTAAGGGATGA
- a CDS encoding D-alanyl-D-alanine carboxypeptidase family protein: MKKLPVAIFVVLSLVIVVRLPGPATVHAQPAAVLDRAVELASKGASLMPPDQLRRWAPDAVTGASATRVDAAAMNVIRRAEKAFILDPSASSLDLIPEPDRTRFKDFQWDPDDYPGGPVGPHEEVALAQDAALSRIRAERRANSTATAVVRESEFNNDVWKYIESEERVVPGQERFKLNRWALASFIAMREAAKRDGVDIVILSSNRLPATAAQNATRESNSYAVARFSSHILGLAMDIQLRDVALAVSETSTRPMSNVIAMRRSRAHKWMFLRGAAFGWYPYQHEPWHWEYNPPGFRERFWNGYTGKRP; encoded by the coding sequence ATGAAAAAGCTGCCGGTCGCGATATTCGTCGTGCTCTCACTTGTAATTGTGGTTCGACTGCCCGGCCCCGCCACGGTCCACGCCCAACCGGCGGCCGTGCTCGACCGGGCAGTCGAACTCGCTTCGAAAGGCGCCAGCCTCATGCCGCCGGACCAGTTGCGCCGCTGGGCGCCGGATGCGGTAACCGGCGCTTCAGCGACGCGCGTGGATGCCGCGGCGATGAACGTCATTCGAAGGGCGGAGAAAGCGTTCATCCTTGATCCCTCCGCGTCGTCGCTGGATCTTATCCCCGAACCCGACCGCACGCGCTTCAAGGACTTCCAATGGGACCCGGACGACTATCCCGGCGGGCCTGTGGGGCCGCACGAGGAGGTCGCACTCGCGCAGGACGCCGCGTTGAGCCGCATCCGCGCCGAACGCCGCGCGAACTCCACCGCAACGGCCGTCGTCAGGGAATCGGAGTTCAACAACGACGTCTGGAAGTACATCGAATCCGAGGAACGAGTGGTGCCCGGTCAGGAACGCTTCAAACTGAACCGCTGGGCGCTGGCATCGTTTATCGCCATGCGCGAGGCAGCGAAGCGGGACGGCGTGGACATCGTGATCCTCTCCTCCAACCGCCTGCCCGCCACCGCGGCGCAAAACGCGACGAGGGAGAGCAACTCGTACGCCGTTGCGCGCTTCTCCAGCCACATCTTGGGGCTGGCGATGGATATTCAGCTGCGCGACGTGGCATTGGCGGTGTCGGAAACCAGCACGCGCCCGATGAGCAACGTCATCGCGATGCGCCGGTCGAGGGCGCATAAATGGATGTTCCTGCGCGGCGCGGCGTTCGGTTGGTACCCCTATCAGCACGAGCCGTGGCACTGGGAGTACAACCCGCCGGGTTTCCGCGAACGTTTCTGGAACGGCTACACGGGTAAACGGCCGTGA
- a CDS encoding methyltransferase domain-containing protein codes for MGAIHTFMETPHTDPNPAQWDPGLYTRAHSFVWQAAHSLVDLLNPQPGERIMDLGCGTGQLTRTLADSGATVVGVDRSPEMIEAAKAAYPGLDLRVMDALHLTSDEPLDAVFSNAALHWIPRADVVARNIVNILRPGGRFVAEFGGKGNIRTILAGLREAIHTETGRMVMNPWYFPTIAEYAAVLERAGLEVTFAQLFDRPTPGEGPDAMRNWLRMFCGTMLDAIPGEKREAVISRCEDNCRPSLFRDGVWVADYRRLRVMAIKPS; via the coding sequence TTGGGTGCTATACATACGTTCATGGAAACGCCGCATACAGACCCGAATCCGGCCCAATGGGATCCCGGTCTCTATACAAGGGCCCATTCATTCGTCTGGCAGGCGGCCCACTCCCTCGTGGACCTGCTGAACCCGCAGCCTGGGGAGCGCATCATGGATCTCGGTTGCGGCACCGGGCAACTTACCCGCACACTCGCGGACAGCGGAGCAACGGTAGTGGGAGTCGACCGGTCACCGGAGATGATCGAGGCCGCGAAAGCCGCATATCCCGGCCTCGATCTCCGAGTGATGGACGCGCTTCACCTGACAAGCGACGAGCCGCTCGATGCGGTGTTCTCGAACGCCGCGCTGCACTGGATACCGCGCGCGGACGTGGTGGCCCGCAACATCGTGAATATCTTGCGGCCGGGAGGCCGTTTCGTGGCGGAGTTCGGCGGGAAGGGTAATATCCGCACGATCCTTGCGGGGCTGCGGGAGGCAATACACACGGAAACGGGGCGGATGGTGATGAACCCGTGGTATTTTCCAACCATCGCGGAATACGCCGCCGTATTGGAACGGGCCGGGCTGGAAGTCACGTTTGCCCAATTGTTCGACCGGCCCACCCCGGGGGAAGGCCCGGACGCAATGCGCAACTGGCTTCGGATGTTCTGCGGAACGATGCTGGACGCGATCCCCGGGGAGAAGCGCGAAGCGGTAATATCGCGGTGCGAGGACAACTGCCGCCCGAGTCTGTTCCGCGACGGCGTATGG